In Terriglobus sp. TAA 43, a single window of DNA contains:
- a CDS encoding DNA topoisomerase IB — protein MKAPEIILDPVEAAKSAGLRYTSDRQPGHHRIAHGKTFRYTTPDGKVLREKQVLARIRSLVIPPAWTDVWITTHDNGHLQCTGRDARGRKQSRYHPRWREVRDETKYERMSLFAEALPIIRKRVANDLEQPGLPREKVLATVVRLMEETHIRVGNEEYARTNKSYGLTTMRTKHVEVHGTHVTFDFQGKSRVHHTINLQDRRLAKIIRQISELPGYELFQYVDDESNRHSIDSTDVNDYLKEITGEHFTAKDFRTWAGSVLCCSLLNESEPATSMTQAKKNVVQAIAQVASKLGNTPSVCRKCYVHPAVLERYFGAISAEEAEKQLENQILEERKSIAKHPSALHAEERELVNLLHQRSLLKKAA, from the coding sequence ATGAAGGCACCGGAAATCATTCTTGATCCGGTCGAAGCGGCAAAGTCAGCAGGGCTTCGCTACACAAGCGATCGTCAACCTGGGCATCATCGGATTGCGCATGGCAAGACGTTTCGTTACACCACGCCCGATGGCAAGGTGCTGCGGGAGAAGCAGGTCCTTGCACGTATCCGGTCACTGGTGATCCCGCCGGCATGGACCGATGTCTGGATCACCACGCACGACAACGGTCACCTGCAATGTACCGGGCGGGATGCGCGCGGACGCAAGCAGAGTCGCTATCATCCGCGTTGGCGTGAAGTCCGCGACGAGACGAAGTATGAGCGCATGTCACTTTTCGCGGAGGCATTGCCGATCATTCGTAAACGTGTCGCAAATGATCTGGAGCAACCGGGGTTGCCGCGTGAGAAGGTGTTGGCCACCGTAGTCCGGCTTATGGAAGAGACTCATATTCGCGTTGGCAACGAGGAATACGCGCGCACCAACAAAAGCTACGGCCTGACTACCATGAGGACGAAACATGTGGAGGTTCATGGGACGCACGTTACCTTCGACTTTCAAGGCAAGAGCCGTGTTCATCACACCATCAACCTGCAAGACCGCAGGCTTGCGAAGATCATCCGCCAGATCAGCGAGCTTCCGGGATATGAGCTATTTCAGTATGTGGACGATGAGAGCAATCGCCATAGCATCGATTCCACGGACGTGAATGACTATCTGAAAGAGATTACGGGTGAACACTTCACAGCAAAAGACTTCCGTACGTGGGCAGGCAGCGTCCTGTGCTGCTCTTTGCTCAATGAGTCGGAACCGGCAACATCCATGACGCAGGCGAAAAAGAATGTGGTGCAGGCCATCGCTCAGGTAGCGTCGAAGCTCGGAAATACTCCCAGCGTATGCCGCAAATGCTACGTCCATCCTGCAGTTCTGGAACGCTATTTTGGCGCAATCAGTGCTGAGGAAGCGGAGAAGCAGCTTGAGAACCAGATTCTCGAAGAGCGCAAGAGTATTGCGAAACACCCCTCAGCGTTACATGCTGAAGAACGCGAACTGGTGAACCTGTTACATCAGCGATCACTCCTGAAAAAAGCGGCCTGA
- a CDS encoding NCS2 family permease produces the protein MLLRQALERYFDFAGLHATWRTEILAGLTTFLTMAYIIFVNPAILSKTGMPIAAVTAATCLCAAFGSILMGFMARYPLALAPGMGLNAYFTYTVCLKMHIPWQTALGAVFISGVVFLLLTFGGIRQLLVEAIPRELHASVAGGVGLFIAFIGLMESGIIVRDPDTTVALGNLRAPGTALALFGLLLIGVLQILRVRASILIGIAGTLLTGYVFGQVHLASQPFSFRAITATAFHLDIRGALHTGALEIIFVFLFVDLFDNVGTLVAVTKKAGLITDDAKIPRLSRIFFADATATIAGSLAGTSTVCSYIESSAGVAAGGRTGIPAIVTGLCFLVSMFVAPLVGAIPSSATAPALIIVGALMLGSIAEVNWSDPTVAIPAFLTLVMIPLTYSIANGLGIGITSFALLRLFSGQSSRKDWLLFVLAALFVARFLFLSHH, from the coding sequence ATGCTTTTGCGCCAGGCACTGGAGCGCTATTTCGACTTCGCCGGTCTTCACGCCACATGGCGCACGGAGATCCTTGCGGGTCTAACGACCTTTCTGACGATGGCTTACATCATCTTCGTCAACCCTGCGATCCTGTCGAAGACGGGTATGCCGATTGCCGCGGTGACGGCTGCCACATGTCTTTGCGCCGCATTTGGCTCCATTCTGATGGGGTTTATGGCGCGCTATCCGTTGGCACTGGCACCGGGGATGGGGTTGAACGCGTACTTCACCTACACGGTGTGCCTGAAGATGCATATTCCCTGGCAGACGGCGCTGGGGGCGGTGTTTATCTCCGGTGTGGTCTTCCTACTGCTTACCTTTGGGGGCATCCGGCAGTTGCTGGTGGAGGCGATCCCGCGTGAGCTGCACGCCTCGGTCGCTGGTGGTGTTGGACTGTTCATCGCCTTCATCGGGTTAATGGAGTCCGGGATCATTGTGCGTGATCCGGATACCACTGTTGCGCTGGGGAATCTGCGCGCACCGGGAACGGCGCTGGCGTTGTTCGGGCTACTGTTGATTGGTGTGTTGCAGATCCTGCGTGTGCGTGCGTCGATCCTTATCGGTATTGCCGGGACGTTGCTCACTGGATATGTGTTTGGGCAGGTGCATCTGGCTTCGCAGCCGTTCTCCTTCCGGGCGATTACGGCGACGGCGTTTCACCTGGACATTCGAGGCGCTCTGCATACGGGCGCGCTGGAGATCATCTTCGTCTTCCTCTTCGTGGACCTGTTCGACAACGTGGGAACACTCGTTGCCGTGACCAAGAAGGCTGGACTCATTACGGACGATGCGAAGATACCTCGGTTGTCGCGTATCTTCTTCGCCGACGCGACCGCCACGATTGCGGGATCGCTGGCGGGAACGAGCACGGTGTGCTCTTACATTGAGTCGTCGGCTGGTGTTGCTGCTGGTGGACGGACGGGGATTCCGGCCATCGTGACGGGACTGTGTTTCCTGGTGTCCATGTTCGTGGCGCCTCTTGTGGGAGCGATTCCCAGTTCGGCTACTGCGCCTGCGCTCATCATCGTCGGGGCGCTGATGCTGGGTTCCATTGCCGAGGTGAACTGGAGCGATCCGACGGTTGCCATTCCGGCGTTCCTTACGCTGGTGATGATTCCGCTGACGTATTCCATCGCCAATGGACTTGGTATTGGCATTACCAGCTTTGCGCTCTTGCGGCTGTTCAGCGGCCAATCGTCGCGCAAGGACTGGTTGCTGTTTGTGCTGGCAGCGCTATTCGTCGCGCGGTTCCTCTTTCTGTCACATCACTAA
- a CDS encoding thioredoxin domain-containing protein: MRIQSLLSFAAAVAIAVGSAAVAQAPAEPAFPATNPKYFDATSPTSADVEAFLKAIWGYDTNRSWKVMAIQKTPAPGVSKVTIFVADKSQGNKVDSVRFYVTADGKYAIADTVFRFGAHPFDDNAKVLAAEANGPATGAADKKILFVEFADLQCPHCKEAEPVMEQLQKDFPQARFVYENYPLVEIHPFAYKSAAIGNCIAQAKGDAAFFTYIKDVFAHQEGLTDSMADTTIANAVKAAGADPAAMATCAASPAAKTKLDGQIELAGKLGVDQTPMLAVNGHLMPLGGVPYETLKQVIDWDLKQEGLK, translated from the coding sequence ATGCGAATCCAGTCCTTGCTCTCCTTTGCTGCTGCCGTGGCGATTGCGGTTGGTTCTGCCGCTGTTGCCCAGGCGCCTGCCGAACCCGCATTCCCGGCTACCAACCCGAAGTACTTCGATGCCACCTCGCCCACCTCGGCCGACGTGGAAGCCTTCCTCAAGGCCATCTGGGGCTACGACACCAACCGCTCCTGGAAGGTCATGGCCATCCAGAAGACGCCTGCTCCCGGCGTGAGCAAGGTGACCATCTTTGTAGCCGATAAGAGCCAGGGCAACAAGGTAGACAGCGTCCGCTTCTACGTCACGGCAGATGGTAAATACGCCATTGCCGATACAGTCTTCCGCTTCGGAGCGCATCCCTTCGACGACAACGCTAAGGTGCTCGCCGCCGAAGCCAACGGCCCCGCCACCGGTGCCGCCGACAAGAAGATCCTCTTCGTAGAATTTGCCGACCTTCAGTGCCCGCATTGCAAGGAAGCAGAGCCGGTGATGGAACAGCTACAGAAGGACTTCCCGCAGGCACGTTTCGTGTACGAGAACTATCCGCTGGTGGAGATTCACCCCTTCGCCTACAAGTCTGCCGCAATCGGCAACTGCATAGCGCAGGCCAAGGGTGATGCAGCCTTCTTCACCTACATCAAGGACGTCTTCGCCCACCAGGAAGGCCTGACCGACTCGATGGCAGACACCACGATTGCCAACGCCGTAAAGGCTGCCGGTGCTGATCCCGCCGCCATGGCCACCTGCGCCGCCTCACCCGCCGCCAAGACTAAGCTAGACGGACAGATCGAGCTGGCAGGGAAGCTGGGCGTAGACCAGACCCCCATGCTCGCGGTCAACGGCCACCTGATGCCCCTGGGTGGCGTACCCTACGAGACCCTGAAGCAAGTCATCGACTGGGATTTGAAGCAGGAAGGTTTGAAGTAG